One window of the Solanum stenotomum isolate F172 chromosome 11, ASM1918654v1, whole genome shotgun sequence genome contains the following:
- the LOC125843582 gene encoding agamous-like MADS-box protein AGL12 isoform X1: MARGKVQMKRIENPVHRQVTFCKRRAGLLKKAKELSVLCDAEIGLFIFSAHGKLYELATKGSMQGLIERYLKSTKGVGVAEVAKDTQALDPKEEINMLKNEIDVLQKGLSYMYGGGAGTMTLDELHSLEKYLEIWMYHIRSAKMDIMFQEIQLLKNKEGILEAANKYLQDKIDEQYTVTNMTQNLTDFQCPLTVQNEIFQF; encoded by the exons ATGGCTCGTGGTAAGGTTCAAATGAAGAGGATAGAGAACCCCGTTCATCGACAGGTCACTTTCTGCAAACGCCGAGCAGGCCTTCTTAAGAAGGCGAAGGAGCTGTCCGTTTTGTGCGATGCTGAAAttggtcttttcattttctccgCTCATGGAAAGCTCTATGAACTCGCTACTAAAGG AAGCATGCAAGGGCTGATTGAGAGGTACCTCAAGTCAACCAAGGGAGTTGGGGTGGCTGAGGTAGCCAAAGATACACAAGCTCTg GACCcaaaagaggagatcaacatgCTGAAGAATGAGATTGACGTACTCCAGAAAGGCTTAAg CTACATGTATGGGGGAGGCGCTGGAACAATGACACTGGATGAACTGCATTCACTTGAAAAGTACCTAGAAATTTGGATGTATCATATTCGTTCAGCAAAG ATGGATATTATGTTTCAAGAGATCCAACTGCTGAAGAATAAG GAAGGGATACTGGAAGCTGCAAACAAATATTTACAGGATAAG ATAGATGAGCAATACACCGTGACTAACATGACACAGAATTTGACTGACTTTCAATGCCCACTAACTGTACAAAATGAGATATTCCAGTTCTAA
- the LOC125843582 gene encoding agamous-like MADS-box protein AGL12 isoform X2, producing the protein MARGKVQMKRIENPVHRQVTFCKRRAGLLKKAKELSVLCDAEIGLFIFSAHGKLYELATKGMQGLIERYLKSTKGVGVAEVAKDTQALDPKEEINMLKNEIDVLQKGLSYMYGGGAGTMTLDELHSLEKYLEIWMYHIRSAKMDIMFQEIQLLKNKEGILEAANKYLQDKIDEQYTVTNMTQNLTDFQCPLTVQNEIFQF; encoded by the exons ATGGCTCGTGGTAAGGTTCAAATGAAGAGGATAGAGAACCCCGTTCATCGACAGGTCACTTTCTGCAAACGCCGAGCAGGCCTTCTTAAGAAGGCGAAGGAGCTGTCCGTTTTGTGCGATGCTGAAAttggtcttttcattttctccgCTCATGGAAAGCTCTATGAACTCGCTACTAAAGG CATGCAAGGGCTGATTGAGAGGTACCTCAAGTCAACCAAGGGAGTTGGGGTGGCTGAGGTAGCCAAAGATACACAAGCTCTg GACCcaaaagaggagatcaacatgCTGAAGAATGAGATTGACGTACTCCAGAAAGGCTTAAg CTACATGTATGGGGGAGGCGCTGGAACAATGACACTGGATGAACTGCATTCACTTGAAAAGTACCTAGAAATTTGGATGTATCATATTCGTTCAGCAAAG ATGGATATTATGTTTCAAGAGATCCAACTGCTGAAGAATAAG GAAGGGATACTGGAAGCTGCAAACAAATATTTACAGGATAAG ATAGATGAGCAATACACCGTGACTAACATGACACAGAATTTGACTGACTTTCAATGCCCACTAACTGTACAAAATGAGATATTCCAGTTCTAA